GCGAACTCCGGGCCTCTTCGTGGCGGGCTGCAGGAGCCGCTCAGTCTTCTTTTTTCTTCTTGGCCGGCGCCTTCTTGGCGGCGGGCTTCGCCTCGCCGTCGTCCGACTTGGCGGCAGCCTTCTTTGCGGCAGGCTTCTTCTTCGGCTTCTCGTCGCCGTGGTCGTGATCGTGGCCGTGATCATGGTCATGGTCGTGATCATGATCATGATCGTGGTCATGATGGTGATGCTCGTGCTCGTCGGCATCGGGATCGGCAAAGAGCTCGTCCCGGCTCACCACCTTGTCCTCGACCTTCGCGAGTTCCGCGATGAAGTCGACGACCTTGTCCTCAAAAATCGGCGCACGCAGTTCCTGAATGGCCTGCGGGTTCTGCTGGAAGTAGCGATAGAGCTGCTGCTCCTGCCCCGGGAACTGGCGAGCGCGCTCGGCGAGAGCCTGGTTCAGCTCCTGCTCGGTCACGGTGATGTTGTTCTTCTCGCCAACCTCGGCAAGGAGGAGACCGAGGCGGACACGGCGCTCGGCGATCTTGCGGTATTCCGCCCGCACGTCTTCCTCCGGCTCGTCGAGATCGGCCGCGGTCTTGTTCTGGTGGCTCAGCTCGTGCTCGAACTGCTGCCAGATCTGCTGGAACTCCTGCTCGACCATTGTCGGCGGGAGCTCGAAGCTGTGCAGCTCGTCCAGCTTGTCCAGCATGGCGCGCTTCAGGTGCATGCGGGACATCCGGGCATATTCGCCCTTCATCTGCTCGCCAAGCGCCTCGCGCAGCTTCTCCATGCTCTCGAGGCCGAAGCGCTTCGCCAGCTCGTCATCGAGCTTTACTTCGGCGGGCGCCTTCACTTCCTTCACCTTGACGTCGAAGACAGCATCCTTGCCGGCAAGATGCTCGGCGCCGTAATCGGCGGGGAAAGCAACCTTCACCTGAGTCTCGTCGCCGACCTTCACACCGACCAGCTGCTCCTCGAAGCCGGGGATGAAACGGCCCGAGCCGATTTCCAGATTGGCGTCTTCAGCGGAACCGCCTTCAAAGGCTTCGCCGTCGATCTTGCCGACGAAATCGATCGTCAGCAGGTCGCCGGTTTCGGCCTTGGCACCCTCTTCACGCGGTTCGAAATTCTTCTGGTTCTCGGCGAGGCGCTTCAGCGCGACGTCGATGTCCTCATCTTTTACTTCAGCAGTGAGGCGTTCGAGCGAAACCTTTGAAAAGTCCGACAGTTCAAAAGCCGGAATGACTTCAAAGCTCATCTTGAATGTGAGGTCGGCCTTGCCGTCCAGCACGTCCTGAATTTCGCCTTCGAGGTCGATGGAGGGCTGGAATGCCGGCCGGAGGCTTTCGTCCTGAAGAGCCTGCTGGCTCGACTCGCCAACCGTTTCCTGGATGACGTCGCCCATGACCTGCTTGCCGAAGGTCTTGCGGAGATGACTGACCGGCACCTTGCCCGGGCGGAAGCCCTTCAGGCGGACCTGATTTTTCATCTCGTCCAACTTGGCGCCGAGTTTGGCTTCAAGTTCCTGGGAGGGGACCTGAACCTTCAATTCGCGCTTCAGACCGTCCGCGTTTGTAACCGTGACCTGCATCATTCAATCCGTTATTTGTCGGCCGTTATTTACCGGGGCTCCGGGCTGGTGCGGGCGGAGGGACTCGAACCCCCACGCCTTGCGGCACTGGAACCTAAATCCAGCGCGTCTACCAATTCCGCCACGCCCGCCAACTGGGCCCTGGCGAGACCCGAAACGATCCAGCCGCTCCCCAAATTGGCGCTCTCTATATCAAGGGCCTCCGGGGATTGCCAGTAAAAGCGCAAAGACGAACCGAAGGCGTCACAAGACCGGGAGAAGATCCCTCAGAACGGCAGGCAGCATCTCGGGCAGATCCTCGGAGATGAGGCCGGGGCCGAAGCAGGAGCCGGCCTCGCCATGGAGCCAGACGCCTGCGCATGCCGCCTCGAAGGGGGGCATGGCCTGAGCCAGGAGGCCGAGAATGATGCCCCCCAGCACATCGCCAGACCCGGCGGTAGCAAGCTCGGGACCACCATTCATGGCAATGGCGGCCCGGCCGTCCGGCGCGGCGACGACCGTGTCGGCGCCCTTGAGCACGATGATGGCTGACGCCTCGGCAGCGGCGGCCCGGGCGCGGGCAAGCTTGCTCCCCTCCCCCTCGGCTATCCGGGGGAAGAGACGCCCGAACTCGCCCTCGTGGGGCGTCATGACGACGGGACCCGCGAAGTAGCCCGCAATGGCAACGAAGAGGTCGCGCGGGATTTCGGCGAAGGAGGTGAGCGCGTCCGCGTCCAGCACCATGGCCGCGCCGGAGAGGAGCGCGGCCAGCACATTTTCGCGCGTGTGGGCGCCGATTCCCGCGCCGGGGCCGATGAGCAGCGCGTTCTTGCGCTTGTCCTCAAGGATCGTCGTGAGAGCGTCGGCACCATCGAAGGGCTGGAGCATGACCGATGTCAGATGCGCCGCATTGACGAGGAGCGCGGATGGCGGCGAGGCGAGTGTGACAAGCCCAGCGCCGGCCCTCAACGCGCCGCGCGCGGCGAGACGGGCCGCGCCTGTATGCGAGGCACCGCCCGAGACGACGACGGCATGGCCGCGTGTGTATTTGTGGCTGTCGAGGCGCGGACGGGGAAAGGATGACGACCAGAGCTGCGGCTTGTCGATGAATGTTTGCGGGGCAATCTCGTCGAGTACATCCGGCGCGATGCCGATATCGGCCACCTGCAACTCGCCGCAATGAAGGCGGCCGGGGAGCAGAAGATGACCCGGCTTGGCGCGGAAGAAAGTCACGGTGAGCGCGGCATCGAAAGCAGCGCCCCTTACCTGCCCCGTATCTCCATCAATACCCGTCGGAATATCGACGGCGACGACGGGCGTTTGCCGTTCGGCGATACGCGCTATTGCGTCGGCGGCAATGCCCGATACTTCTTTTGATAGGCCAGCGCCGAAGATCGCGTCGACGACCAGGGAAGCACCATGTCCGGCATCCGCCGACAGCGGATGGACAGCTCCCGGCCAGCGGTTTGCCGCTTCGGCTGCGTCGCCCTTCAAACGATCGCGGCCGCCGAGAAGGAAGAGCGAAACCGGCCAGCCCTCCTCCGCCAGCAGGCGCGCGACGACAAAGCCATCACCGCCATTATTGCCGGGACCGCAGAGAACGGAGACAGGGCCCTGAGGGAAGCGCGCGACAATCGCCTCTGCGACGGCGCGGCCGGCGTTTTCCATAAGGGCCGTGCCGGGCGTGCCGCGTTCGATGGTCAGCGCGTCGGCGCGGCCCATCTCGGCGACGGTGAGAAGAGCGGACGAATCGGAAGTGGCCATCATGGCGCCACTATAGCCACGCGATTGCGGCATCCAATGGACGAATTGAAGATTGGAAGCAGTCCTTAATTCACCCTGGTATCCGCTTCCCTGCCCTGTTCCGCCATTTTTAGATTTCCGTTCGATGTCTCGAAGACCGTCACCGAGCAATTGTCGGGACGGAAGGAGATGAGGCGGTCGTCATCGAGCGCGGCGCCTGCGGCGACGTTGATGGCGATGAAGTGGGAAAAAATGACCGTGTCGTCCCGCAGCTCCGTCAGCGCTTCGACGACGGAGCGGCGCCAGCCGAGGAGATCGATCTTTCCTCCGGCGGTATTCTCCGGCGTCAGCGCTTCCGCCCATGTGCCTGCCATGAGGCGGCGGAGCCAGGCGCCCCGTTCAGCGAGATTGTCGATGGGCGACGGCACTTCCGCAACGCGCGTTTCGATTACCGGCTCGCAATCCCAGAGCGCGGAGAGCGGCATTGCGGTTTCCCTGCAGCGGCGCAGCGGCGAGGAGAGGATCGGGAGTTTGCGCCCCACCCGCTGCTCGATCTCGCGGGCGACGGCTTCTGCCTGCGCGCGGCCCTTGTCCGACAGCCCGGGATCTGTGTCGGCGTCCCAGCCGGCGGCCGCCTCGCCATGGCGGATCATGTAGATGGTGGGCATGTTTCAGGTCCAAATGAGTTTTGCGATGACCGTTTGTCGGCGAGGCCGGTCGGGAATGCAAGGCGGATGGTCAGGGGCGGGGCAAGCGGCTAGCCTTGATCATGCGATTCACAGGAGGGAGGCTTCCATGACCGATACCCAGCCACCGGTGGCGCAACCAGCGCCCGGTGACCTCGATGCGGCCAAGCTTGTTTACATTCTGTACTTCATAAGCGTCGTGGTGGGGATTACGGCGCTGGCCGGCGTCATATTCGCCTATCTGAAGCGCGGCACGGCGAGCGCAATCGCGGCCTCGCATCTCACCTTTCAAATCCGCACTTTCTGGATCGGCCTGCTATTCGTCGTCATCAGCGGCATTACCATGATCGTGCTGGTCGGCTGGCTGCTCGGGCTTGCAACGGTGATCTGGTTTTTGATCCGGTCCATTAAAGGCTTCATGCTTGCCAGCGAAGGCAAGGCCATAGCCGATCCGGAAACCTGGCTCTGGTAGGAGCGCGGCAGAAGGCTCCGGCCTCCCGATTGCGGGAAGCCGGAGCGGTTCACCGGTTCAGAAGCTGTAAGCGACGCGAGCGCCGACGTTGGTGATGCCGTCATTCGGCTCGCAGAGCCAGGCATTCGACATGTGTTCGGCCGTGACCATCACCGACCACGCCGACGACATACGATAGCCAAGCGAAATGCTTTCGTGGAAGTTCGCCCGGCAGCCATAGCTGTTTTCGTCCCGGGCGGCGCTATCGAGTTCGCCATCATGGACCGCGCCACCGACACTGAAATCAAGAAACAGTGTATCGGTAAGGTCGATGGTCCATCCGAGATCGAGATAAGCGAGGCTTGTGTCGCCGTTCGTATTCAAGGTGGCACCAAGGCGAGGGCGCGGAGAGAAAGCCCAAGACAGAAAATCGGGACTATCGAACAGAATTTCACCGTTGATGTTCACCGCATCGTCTTCATGCGCCGGTCCCGCGATGTCATGGGCGTAGAAACCACCCCTGACTTCATTGACACCCGCCGAGGCGGACGAAGCAAAACCGAGAGTCAGACATACGGCGAACGCTTGGGCGGAAACGCCCAGCCAGGAGATGTTGTTTTTCAAAGGCGGACCCCAATTTTTTCCGCAGGCGGATGACCATTTCTGAAGCGTCAATTCTGTCACGCTAGGAAACGCCAATCGTATCGTCAACGGAACAGTTACGGTTAGCTGCTTTTTGGCTGACCGGCGTGGTAAGGACGCCCCACCGCCGCAGGCAAGTCAGTTAGCAACGCCAAGCTACATGATCGGGTTCCGCCCGGACCGGCCCGAATCTCACTCCGGCGTAAATATGTTAACACTTCCATCGGCCGGGCTGGCAACTGTTCCCGTCCGGCCCAGCTGGTCCCGTTTTACCATATCCGCCAGCGTTGCCGGGTCGTTCGGCGTGTGGGCGACGAAGCGCGCATCCGTGTCAGCGAGGCGGCCGAAGACGATAGCGAACTCCGCGCCGCCGCGGCCATGGACAACCGTATAGGTCTCGATCCGGGCCTTGCCGCTGGGCTTTTCGTCCACTTTCGGGTGCTTTTCGGCATCTATTTCGGCCTGGTAGGCAGCGGGCTTTTCACGCTCCCATTTGCCCTCGCGCGGGGTCGTGGAATAGAGGCCCAGGCCGTGTTTCGTGACGTACCAGCCATTGGAGGTGCAGAGGCCTTTCGAGCCCGGCTTCGCGCGGAGCTTGTCCATCATGGTGGCGATGGAGTGCATGACGTAGTTGTTGCCGGCGCCGCCGAAATAAGGGAGGCCTCCGGTGACGGTGAGCGAACGCGGGTCGTCTTCCGCGATACCGAGTTCCTGACGGCCGATCTGCAC
Above is a window of Parvibaculum lavamentivorans DS-1 DNA encoding:
- the tig gene encoding trigger factor, which translates into the protein MQVTVTNADGLKRELKVQVPSQELEAKLGAKLDEMKNQVRLKGFRPGKVPVSHLRKTFGKQVMGDVIQETVGESSQQALQDESLRPAFQPSIDLEGEIQDVLDGKADLTFKMSFEVIPAFELSDFSKVSLERLTAEVKDEDIDVALKRLAENQKNFEPREEGAKAETGDLLTIDFVGKIDGEAFEGGSAEDANLEIGSGRFIPGFEEQLVGVKVGDETQVKVAFPADYGAEHLAGKDAVFDVKVKEVKAPAEVKLDDELAKRFGLESMEKLREALGEQMKGEYARMSRMHLKRAMLDKLDELHSFELPPTMVEQEFQQIWQQFEHELSHQNKTAADLDEPEEDVRAEYRKIAERRVRLGLLLAEVGEKNNITVTEQELNQALAERARQFPGQEQQLYRYFQQNPQAIQELRAPIFEDKVVDFIAELAKVEDKVVSRDELFADPDADEHEHHHHDHDHDHDHDHDHDHGHDHDHGDEKPKKKPAAKKAAAKSDDGEAKPAAKKAPAKKKKED
- a CDS encoding NAD(P)H-hydrate dehydratase → MMATSDSSALLTVAEMGRADALTIERGTPGTALMENAGRAVAEAIVARFPQGPVSVLCGPGNNGGDGFVVARLLAEEGWPVSLFLLGGRDRLKGDAAEAANRWPGAVHPLSADAGHGASLVVDAIFGAGLSKEVSGIAADAIARIAERQTPVVAVDIPTGIDGDTGQVRGAAFDAALTVTFFRAKPGHLLLPGRLHCGELQVADIGIAPDVLDEIAPQTFIDKPQLWSSSFPRPRLDSHKYTRGHAVVVSGGASHTGAARLAARGALRAGAGLVTLASPPSALLVNAAHLTSVMLQPFDGADALTTILEDKRKNALLIGPGAGIGAHTRENVLAALLSGAAMVLDADALTSFAEIPRDLFVAIAGYFAGPVVMTPHEGEFGRLFPRIAEGEGSKLARARAAAAEASAIIVLKGADTVVAAPDGRAAIAMNGGPELATAGSGDVLGGIILGLLAQAMPPFEAACAGVWLHGEAGSCFGPGLISEDLPEMLPAVLRDLLPVL
- a CDS encoding histidine phosphatase family protein; this translates as MPTIYMIRHGEAAAGWDADTDPGLSDKGRAQAEAVAREIEQRVGRKLPILSSPLRRCRETAMPLSALWDCEPVIETRVAEVPSPIDNLAERGAWLRRLMAGTWAEALTPENTAGGKIDLLGWRRSVVEALTELRDDTVIFSHFIAINVAAGAALDDDRLISFRPDNCSVTVFETSNGNLKMAEQGREADTRVN
- a CDS encoding DUF4870 family protein, translated to MTDTQPPVAQPAPGDLDAAKLVYILYFISVVVGITALAGVIFAYLKRGTASAIAASHLTFQIRTFWIGLLFVVISGITMIVLVGWLLGLATVIWFLIRSIKGFMLASEGKAIADPETWLW
- a CDS encoding acyloxyacyl hydrolase, which translates into the protein MKNNISWLGVSAQAFAVCLTLGFASSASAGVNEVRGGFYAHDIAGPAHEDDAVNINGEILFDSPDFLSWAFSPRPRLGATLNTNGDTSLAYLDLGWTIDLTDTLFLDFSVGGAVHDGELDSAARDENSYGCRANFHESISLGYRMSSAWSVMVTAEHMSNAWLCEPNDGITNVGARVAYSF